ACCTCTAACTGAATCAAGGGTAGGCGACAGAGCAAGTCGTCAATTTTTAAATTGCTCAAAATTACTATAAACAGCAAAAAACCGCTCTCTCTATTTTGACGAATCGAAGAACGGCTTTTTGCAACTCATAACCTGTCCAGGGGACAGGCAACTTGTCGTATGTATACACCATCATACCCTTCAAACTCTAATCTTGTCACCGTTTCCAAAGAAAATCCTTGCCCGCACTGTGGCAAGCCCGACTGGTGCTACTTCATTGGTGAACTGTCAGTCTGCAACCGTGAGAATCCCCCGGCAGAGGGCTGGGTAGCTACCAAGAAGACGAACAGCGAGGGCCGGCTTTATTACGCACCGATTCAAGAGCGCAAGGAAGTCCGTGCGGCGCAAACTCGTTCAGAACGCAATGGCGACAAACACATCAGCAACCGCCCGCCCGCCAAAAAAGCAGTTGGGAAACCACAGTCAGCAAAAGTTCCAGTGCCGACTGGACTAACACTTATTGAACTGCCCACTTGTCAATCCGGCCCCGAACCTCATAAACCTCAATACATCCCGAAGGGCGTACCCGCAGAAGCCCAACAAATCACCTACGTCTACAGCGATTCACAGTCCGTCTTGCGCTTTGAATGGCTAGATCCAGACAGTCCAAAGGGACGCGACAAGACCTGTCGCCAAACTCACATTGACGTACACGGTAAGCAGATATGGACTAAGGGTGACTTGCCGTGGCCCGCATACCGCATTGACGAAGTAGTTGAGATTTTGAAGAACGTACCAAACGGTGAACCTGTTGCAGTTCTGATGGTTGAGGGTGAGCCAAACGTAGAAGTCGCAAGGTCTTACGGTATCGCAGCCCTAACGCTGCAAGGGTCTAACTGGAATGATGCCGAAATAACCAGGGCCCTTGAAGCACTGCGAGCAACTGAGAAAAATGTCACGCTCGTGAAACTACGCGACAACGATGCCACGGGAATCAAGAAAGGCGCTCAGGTTCAGTCCATTTGTGACCGCCTTCAATTTCCTTGCATAGTCATTGACTCGGTTGCCATCTATCCAGATATCCCCGACAAAGGTGATATCCGAGAGATTTTGGAAAACATGGAAATTGAAGAGTTTATTCGCCGATTAGAAGCGGAAATTCACAACGCTGCAATGGAAGAAATACAAGAAAATCCTTTACTCTCACGCCCGCATACGTGTGAAGATGTAGTATATCTGTCGTTTGCTAGTAGTATCGGCGACTACATTCCAGACACAGCACCAGTTTCAGAAGAAAATTACATTCTAAAAGCTGAATCTGCACTGTACTCTGACGGTCATTGGGTGTCGATTGCAGGTCAAATCTACCGATTTACTGGCACTTATTATGAGTTGCAGTCGGAAGCTACAGAGAAACGTCGTATCTCTGGCTGGTTAAAAACCTACTCAGAGAAGGGTAAGGGAGGCGTGTACCGTCGCAACCGAGCTAGCTCAAGCAGTGTAAATGAGGTCTATAACTGGATGGTCTTAGAGCTGGCTGTAGACATTGATGTTGTGAACCCGCCGGGATTGAACTGTTCTAACGGGGTGGTGAGAATCAACTCTGACGGTTCTCATACCTTTACCCCGCACAGTTCAGAGCAGATTTACACCTATGTCGGCGGTAAGTATGACCCTGACATTGATGTCACAGATTGCGATCGCCTTTTAGAGTGTCTTGAGCCACAGCAGCGAGAGATTTTTCTCAGGACAATTGCTGCTGCACTGTGTCTGCCTCTGGCTCGCTTGAAGATGTCGCGGGTCAAAGGGCTGCTTTGTCACGGCGATGGTAGCAACGGTAAAGATACTTTGCGGACGGCGTTAGTAGCGGTGTTGGGACGCGGTGTTACGGGGAAAAGTTTAAAGGACTTTCAGGTTTATGACACTGGCCGCAAGTTTCCCCTAGCTGGTCTTGAGAATTCTTTGTGCAACTGGTCTAGCGAGAATGCTGAGGCGGTGAAACTGGACAAGCTGCAAAGTCTCAAGCAGTTCATCACCGGGGATGAGTTGACTATTGAGCACAAGGGACGTGGTGAGTATCCATACAAGCCAGAGGCCATATTTCTTGCTAACTGCAATGTTCTGCCATCTATCAGCAGTGATGCTGAGGCTATCCGCAGTCGCTACTGCATTCTGAGTTTTAAGAAAACTTACGTGGTCGGCGCTTCTATCGGCAAGGGTGAGTTAGAAGCTGATCCACGATTCAAGGAAGACCCCAACTTTGTGGTGGAACAGATTGCACCGGCGCTGTTGAACGAGATGCTGAAACGGATACCGTTGCTGCTGACTCAAGGGATTAATTACGGTTCCAGTGACGCGGCTCTACGGGAAGCTCAGGAAAAGTCTCAGCACCTTTGGCAGTTTGTCAGGGATATGGGGTATGAAGCCGGTCAAGGTGAGCGGGTTTACGCCAAGGATTTATGGGAAGAATTACGCGAGTGGTATCAGGAGGCCGGCATTCTTGAAATTGAGTATGACCTCAAAGGTAAGGAAAAACTGGTTTGGAATGAGTTGCCGGGGCGCGACAATCCTGTAAAAGCTATCAACCAGTTGTACGCTCGATTGTGTGAGATTTTTCCTAAATTGGCAAAACATCGGCATACTGAAGCGGTTTCAGATGGGCGAGAGATGGGTAATGCCTATTATTTGGGTATCCGCAGGCAAAACGTGAAAACAAGTGGAAAACCATCCGCAGAGTCCGCAGAAGCTTGTTCTACCGTCGTAACGTCCGCAGAACATCCGCAGAAAATAACTTTTTCTGCGGATGTCTCTGCGGATGCCTCTGCGGATGCCTCTGCGCCAACAATCCTTACAGAGAGAGCAACTGCGGACTCTGCGGATGAAAACTCACTCTTTTTGGAATTTTGCAATTCCTTCTCAAAACTCACTCTGTCTCAGAAGCAAAAACTGACAGAATTACTCACGGGCGTCCCTTGTTCCGATCCGCTCAAAGCATTCAAAGTCGGAGACAAGGTGACTAACGCCGACAACTGGCACGGCCGCATTGTCGAGATTCATACAAGCATCAGTTGCAAGGTTGACTGGCAAGAACGCGAGGGCATGAAGGGCGGGCGGGTAATTTCGATGTTGTTCTGCAACTTGCGGAAAATTTAGCTGTTACTTGACGACTGACGGCTGAATTCCATCCCCCTTAATTGGGGGATTTTTGTGTCTACAAGTTTTGTATACAAAATGTTGACACTGTAGACAATTCTGAGTTATTGTAGACAAAAGATGTTTACAGGTGTCTACAATGAGTCAAAGTCAAGTCATATCATTCAGAGTTTCCGGTCACTTCCTGAACTGGATAGAAGCTCAGAAGCTAGATGGTGAGTCGATAAATCAAGCTGCACAACGCATTCTCAAGGAAGTCTCAGGGGTGTCTACAGGTTGTATACAAGATGTGTATACTTCAAGCAATGATAGCGTCGTGTCTACAGGTGTATCTACAATTCCCGTTGAAACTGTAGACAAGCTGGTATCGGATCGCCTTGACCCGGTAGTTGAACAAATAGCTGCTCTAGAGGAACGGCTGGGAAAATTGAGTGCCTGAGAGAATCCACTGCCGACCGAGAACGGGAAGCAGAAACTCTCAGGCAAGAATTGAAAGCGGCCAACAAGCAACTCGCAGAATGGGACAAGGAACTGAATCAGTTACACGAGCGCAACGGCGACTTGGTTCTAAAGGTTCAGATGCTGGAGCAAGAACTCAAGGAAGCACGGCGCGATCGGGAAGAAAATAAAAACTCAGCTCCGACCGTTGCAGAATTTCCAGAGGCCGCCGATTTGCTTAACCAGTTGAAGGCCAGACGTAAAAAGTCTGGGGCTAGTTTGACCGATATGCAAACAGTGTTGGACATACTCAGCCACTCAGAAGAGTAGGACTGAGCTAAAGATGAGCGGAAAACTAGACTTTCGATAGCTTAGTCAGCCTAAAACCTTTACTGGGTAAAGTGTTTATCTAATGGGTACGGCAGGACTTGAACTACTCAGCCACTCAGAAGAGTAGGACTGAGCTAAAGATGAGCGGAAAACTAGACTTTCGATAGCTTAGTCAGCCTAAAACCTTTACTGGGTAAAGTGTTTATCTAATGGGTACGGCAGGACTTGAACCTGCGGCTCGCTGCTTAGAAGGCAGCTACTCTATCCAACTGAGTTACGCACCCAACTCAAAAATTGCTAACAAGATTATTGTATCGGTGTAGTGTGCGATCGAGCAAGTAAATATCTAATGACTTACCCAAAAATCGTTGGACGTAGACAAAATAAGGCGTGTAGGTGCCGAAGGCATCGAGGCAAAACAACCGAGGCGACGGGTGCGCCCGTCCCTGAAACCGGACGTGCGCCCGATTTCCGGCACAGACTCAAGTCTCAAAGCGGTTTTTGAGGCTAAGTTGACAGCAAAGAGCTTCAGAGTCAACCCTACTGCCGAGAACAAAGGGTTAAAATATTTATACCGAGTAAGTAGATTCGATCGCGATCGGCGTGCAAAAAGGTCGAACAAGATGCCACAATTATTTAAATTTGTTAAGAATAATCGTTAAAAAATCGCTAACAGCTTCAAAAGCAATAGTTGTAAGCTGGTGGCGCACAGAGCCTTGCTCTATCCGAATCTACGCCCTGTGCCCACAACTAGGAGGCGACTCCAGCAGCTTGAGACAAAAAGCATAGCCTCTGGAATTAGTTCTAGTTGAATGGTAAAACACAAGATAAGTTTAGCCAAGTTTTGTATAGCGCTTGAGCCACAGTGACTGCTTTGCTGATATGTAGTTAGATTTGCTAATATCCTGCTCCAGTCGATCTTTGAGAAAAATGTGGTAGAACTAGGATTGAAAGACGAAAGACTCAGGTGAAAATCCCTGATGGTACGGAGCCTCCATAATCAGCTTCCTCTACGGCATCAAAGCAAAACAGTCAATCGCCCGATCGAGACGAGCACGAAAATCAAGCGTTGCCAGTACAGCAGTCATAAGTTGTGGGCGGGGGACTTTCCTTCGTGGGTTGGTTGATACTTCAAGGTTGAGACAATTTCAACTGAGATATTTGTCAGCAAATGCTCGCAAAAAAGTATCGAAACGCTTGATGATAGAAGCATCTCTGGGTGATTGGGAGCAGTCCAGCTTTCTTTATTTAAGTGGACTCGCTGAATCAAGACTCCCCAAGCCTAAAAACTTGGGGAGTCTCAAAAGCACAGCACCTCGGCCATGACAGGAGTCAAATCGCAGTGTCATGTTTATTCTGAAACGGCAGGATGTTGAAATAACCAATTTTCAACACCCAAAACGGGACCAACAAATTCCCATTCTCAATTATCAGGGGCAGACTTTTCGCCTGATCAGCGCTTTCAACGGCAAGCAAGCAGAAGACGCCAGAGCCTTGTGGCGGGATTTAACCGACAACCGAGGCAAAGCCTGTGTTCTGCTAGAAGAGCCCGATAGATACAGCGTCTGGGGAAAAGTTCGTTTGGATCAGCTTGCAGGTGAAGAACCAGCAGGTACAGAATCGGCGAAAGCACCACTGTTCGCACAGGGTTGTCTGCTGCTCCTCCAAGCTGTTTACTTCGATGTAGAAGACCTCTTAGGCGCAAGGCAAGCGGCATCGTTTCAGAAAGATATCGCCAAGGTTTTTCAGCAGGGAAAATTCCCCCAGGCCGACTCCCCGGATGCGATCAAAAATTGGCTGACGGTTAGTCCCTTGCAAAATCATAAGGTGCCGCCTTGGCAAGAGCAGCATCTCAAGACCTTATTGCAAGAACTCTACCGTTTGGGCAAATCATATTTTGGCGATACGGGCTTCGCTGAGGGAGTGAGTGATGTGCTGCAAGATATGCCAGCACCGGATCGCACTCAGTTTCTAGATTGGCTGAAACAATCAGCCCTCAACAAATTGTGGATAGCAGCATAGAAAATCTCGCACAATTGCTAGCGACAATTGAGCCAAGATAATCGAGCTGAGATACATAATTGCACCGTAGGGGCTAGGCGATATACAGGTGAGATTGCCAACAAAAGATTGACCAACCCTTGGTCTATCAACTTGTTTAGTCGGTTTGGATGCCACCTAAAGTGTGGCAATTAAACTAAATGTCGATCGCAGTACCCACCCAAAATCTATTGAGATGACAGGGGCCCGGCGAAAGCACAAAAACAGAGACAGCACAAGTTGAGGGTAAAATTTAAGAGAGAAATTTGGTGGTCTAAAAACCTTAATGGTTGAGACATAAACCGTATTTCTATCATCAATTTCCGGCAAAAAGAGAGGCTGACGACTAATTTTTTTAAATTAGTAACAGACATATGATTTTTGTTTAGTCTTGATCGAGCGTACGAGGGCAAAAGTCCGGAGTACGCGCTGAGGGCGCCAGTTTTGCCGGAAGCGTCAGTTCAAGGTTTTGTGGCGAAAGAATCCTCATCTACAATAATAATCAAAAATTGAGATGGGGTGCGTTCAACCGCTAGTTAGGTCTCGTGAAATCCCTATGAGTAGCACTTCAGAAAAGTCATCTACATCTCCATCTTTACTGTCAGCTCAGACCCTAGTGATTGTGGGAATTGTCTGGGCTGTAATGGCGTTGCTGTTCTTTTTACTGTTCAGCGTCCCGCTTTCAGAAGACAAAGGTTTACCGCTTTGGTACCGAATCGGCACTTATATTTTTGAATGCGGAGCATACCTGGGAGCGTCTTTAGTTTGTTTCAGAAACTGGAAAAGCCCCCACATGGTCAGCGGGCGCAACGTCTGGCTGGGCATCGGTCTGGGGATGCTCTTCTATTTTATCGCCGGGGTGCTATTTGGTATTTGGGAACTGTATTTCGAGGTCAGCCCTGACGTAAGTCCAGCAGATGCGTTTTATCTGGGTAGCTATGTAGTGCTGATTGGAGGCATGGTCATAGCTGTGAGTTCTAAGCGCCTAAATCTAGAAATTTGGCAGTGGGGTTTGTTAGCGGGAATTGCAGCCTTTGGGATTGTTGTAGCTATCTGGGTTGCTGCACCTGACTCTTGGAGGGCACAGCTAGGAATGGGTGTTCCCGCCCAGGAAGTCGTGACAGGAGCTGCACCAACCGAAAAAGGAAAAGGAAAAGCCCCGGCTATAGAAAATTCGTCTCAGTCAAAAGCAAAAGCAGCCACGGCTGCTAAACCCGCAGCCGAAGAAGAAACAGAATCAAGTAAAGCTCCCGCATGGGTGATGGCACTTGACGAGCAACTGTCGCCTTACGCCTATGCAATCAATTTGTTTTACATAGTCGGGGACGTTTTTCTGCTGATTATTGCTACTGCGTTGCTGCTGGCGTTTTGGGGAGGACGTTTTTCCCAATCCTGGAGGATGATTGCGGCGGCAACTTTTTCGCTTTACATCGCTGATATGTACTTTAAATGGCGGGATACTCAGGCTGAAGGTGCTTATCAAAGTGGCAGTTTGCTGGAAGTGTTTTTTGTTTTCAGCGCCATCCTCTTTGGAATAGGAGCTATCTTGGAACATGACATCTCAACCCGTTCGCGCCAGAGCAGGCGGACTCGCCGCGCCGCTTAGCGATTGGAGATTGGGGTTGCCGAAGCAAGCAGGGACGCGAAAGCTTTTTTAGCCTTGTCGGCTTCTGTCAACTCCCAATCGAAGATGAAAATATCACTGTTCGCCGATCGCACTTGCTGCGTCTTTTCACGTCTTTTTGCTGGAAAACTTGGCATGACGCCCACAAAACTCTCGGATTCAGACAAACGCGAACTCCTCAGGCTGTACCGACAGTCCGATGAGAATACGATCGCTCTGGCCAAGCGCTACGGAGTGAGCAGTTCGACTGTCAGGCGCATCCTTCAGGGCGCTTTGTCAGAGCCGGAATACGAACTTTTACTCCATAAAAAACAAAAGCGTTTGTCCGATCTCCGCAGCGATTCTGAACCGACACAGGCCAACGCCGCGCCGGCGACAGAGTGCGAAACCGCTCCGGCGGCCGGTGCGCCCCTGTCCGAGTCAGTGGGTGTCCCGCAGTCTGTCGCCAATTCCAAGCCGACAATCCGACAGCGTGCTGTACCAGCGGCCAAACCAAGCCCAGAACTCGAAATCCCAGCAACTTTACAGTCGGATTTGCAGGTTTCAGATTTACCAGCTCCCGCGGCGCCCAATCTTGCTCGTGACAGCCGCCGAGCTGCTGTGACTGGGGAACTGGGAATGCTCGCAGATGAAAATTTTAGCGATTTCGACGAAGATCGGGAGGACGACGGCGAGGATGATGATGATTTAGATGACGACTTCGACGAAGATTTGGAGGATGAAGATTCTCTGTTTGAAGGAAGTCTGCTGGGTGCGATCCAGTCGGGGGAGTCGATCCTCTTCGAGGGCTTCGCTAACGAGCCGAGGGCTACAGGGCCGATTCAAGTTTTGCCTTTAAGTGAAGCCACCCTGCCGAAAATTTGCTATTTAGTAGTCGATCGGGCGGCGGAGTTAATCACTAGACCTCTAAAAGCTTTTGGCGAACTCGGTCAAATTCCGGCGAGCGAAATTCGCGAGAAAACTCTGCCAGTCTTTGACAATCACCGAGTAGCCCGCCGATTTTCTACCAACAATCAAAGAGTTTTCAAAATTCCCGATGGCAGGCTGCTACAAAAAGCTGCGCCTTACTTGCTAGCCAAGGGAATTACTCGGCTGTTGATTGACGGTAAGGTTTATTCGCTCTCTTCTGTACAGGAATTAACTTAATATTCTGCGGTGTCTGACTCTTCGGGATTTGCCTGAAATTGGCCACGGTTCGCTTGGGAATCTGAAAGGTTCCACAGCGGTTGCAGCAGCGCCGCGACGATCAGTCCCGCACTAATGCTCATCGCCAATACTAATCCTACGGGCAATTGTATGGATTTAAAAAAGATAAAGTTTAAGGCTACTGGGGCGGCGTTCTGCACTGAGATTATGCCGATCGCGCTGGCTAAAATTGCGACTAAAAAACTAATGGCGAGCAGAGGAATTGTTTTCATAAAAGGCTTGACAAGCTAATTATTTAACTGATATTATTACTTCATAATATCAGTATTATAATGGAAATATGTCTCAAATTAATATTTTCGCAACCATCCCATTATGAAATAAATATATAATAAAAACATAGTAAAAGTCAAGGAAATACGAAAAAAAAATCGATTTTTTCAATATTCTTCAAAATAAAAAGATTACACATCGC
The sequence above is drawn from the Microcoleus sp. bin38.metabat.b11b12b14.051 genome and encodes:
- a CDS encoding LapA family protein — encoded protein: MKTIPLLAISFLVAILASAIGIISVQNAAPVALNFIFFKSIQLPVGLVLAMSISAGLIVAALLQPLWNLSDSQANRGQFQANPEESDTAEY
- a CDS encoding DUF5906 domain-containing protein, with product MYTPSYPSNSNLVTVSKENPCPHCGKPDWCYFIGELSVCNRENPPAEGWVATKKTNSEGRLYYAPIQERKEVRAAQTRSERNGDKHISNRPPAKKAVGKPQSAKVPVPTGLTLIELPTCQSGPEPHKPQYIPKGVPAEAQQITYVYSDSQSVLRFEWLDPDSPKGRDKTCRQTHIDVHGKQIWTKGDLPWPAYRIDEVVEILKNVPNGEPVAVLMVEGEPNVEVARSYGIAALTLQGSNWNDAEITRALEALRATEKNVTLVKLRDNDATGIKKGAQVQSICDRLQFPCIVIDSVAIYPDIPDKGDIREILENMEIEEFIRRLEAEIHNAAMEEIQENPLLSRPHTCEDVVYLSFASSIGDYIPDTAPVSEENYILKAESALYSDGHWVSIAGQIYRFTGTYYELQSEATEKRRISGWLKTYSEKGKGGVYRRNRASSSSVNEVYNWMVLELAVDIDVVNPPGLNCSNGVVRINSDGSHTFTPHSSEQIYTYVGGKYDPDIDVTDCDRLLECLEPQQREIFLRTIAAALCLPLARLKMSRVKGLLCHGDGSNGKDTLRTALVAVLGRGVTGKSLKDFQVYDTGRKFPLAGLENSLCNWSSENAEAVKLDKLQSLKQFITGDELTIEHKGRGEYPYKPEAIFLANCNVLPSISSDAEAIRSRYCILSFKKTYVVGASIGKGELEADPRFKEDPNFVVEQIAPALLNEMLKRIPLLLTQGINYGSSDAALREAQEKSQHLWQFVRDMGYEAGQGERVYAKDLWEELREWYQEAGILEIEYDLKGKEKLVWNELPGRDNPVKAINQLYARLCEIFPKLAKHRHTEAVSDGREMGNAYYLGIRRQNVKTSGKPSAESAEACSTVVTSAEHPQKITFSADVSADASADASAPTILTERATADSADENSLFLEFCNSFSKLTLSQKQKLTELLTGVPCSDPLKAFKVGDKVTNADNWHGRIVEIHTSISCKVDWQEREGMKGGRVISMLFCNLRKI
- a CDS encoding Npun_F0813 family protein; amino-acid sequence: MFILKRQDVEITNFQHPKRDQQIPILNYQGQTFRLISAFNGKQAEDARALWRDLTDNRGKACVLLEEPDRYSVWGKVRLDQLAGEEPAGTESAKAPLFAQGCLLLLQAVYFDVEDLLGARQAASFQKDIAKVFQQGKFPQADSPDAIKNWLTVSPLQNHKVPPWQEQHLKTLLQELYRLGKSYFGDTGFAEGVSDVLQDMPAPDRTQFLDWLKQSALNKLWIAA
- a CDS encoding flagellar alpha dynein — protein: MKAANKQLAEWDKELNQLHERNGDLVLKVQMLEQELKEARRDREENKNSAPTVAEFPEAADLLNQLKARRKKSGASLTDMQTVLDILSHSEE